CGATGAGCTTCCCAATCCAGCGGCTTAGGCGGCTGCGTCAGCACGAGGCATTCCGTCGCATGGTGCGGGAGACGCGTCTGGCCCCGTCTGACCTTATCTATCCCCTGTTCGTCGTCGAAGGGCAAAATCGGCGGGAGGAGATCACTTCGATGCCAGGCCAGTTCCGGCTCTCAGTCGATCTCTTGGTGAAGGAAGCCAGTGAGGTTTCCGTCTTGGGGATTGCCGCGATTATTCTGTTTGGGATTCCTGACCGGAAAGATGCTCGGGGGACCTCGGGGTTCGATCCGAATGGCATCGTGCAGCGGGCCGTCAAAGCAGTGAAGGGACAGGTCCCGGGGCTGATGGTCGTGACCGACGTCTGTATCGACGAATATACCGATCACGGCCATTGCGGCATCGTCAAGGATGGGCGCATTCTCAACGATGAAACGTTGGAGTGCCTCCGAGCGATGGCCAGGACCCATGCGCAGGCTGGGGCCGATATGGTGGCGCCGTCCGATATGATGGACGGGCGGGTGGCGGCGATCAGGGCCGAACTGGATCAGGCTGGATTTCCAGAGTTGCCGATCATGGCCTATGCCGCAAAATTCGCCTCATGCTTTTATGCGCCGTTTCGGGACGCGGCATTTTCAAGCCCACAATTTGGGGATCGGCAGTCGTATCAAATGGATCCGGCCAATCGTCGGGAAGCGCTTCGAGAGATCGCCCTTGATGTCGAAGAAGGGGCTGACGTTATAATGGTGAAACCGGCATTGCCTTACCTGGATATCATCGCTGCGGCCAGGGCCCAGATGTTGTTGCCCGTGGCGGCTTATCAAGTGAGCGGAGAGTACAGCATGATCAAGGCTGCCGCTAACGCCGGCTGGCTCGACGAATCGCGGGCGATGATGGAATCGTTGCTTTCGATCAAGCGGGCCGGCGCAGATCTTATTCTGACCTACTTTGCCAAAGACGCAGCGCGTCTCCTCCGCTGACGGCCATGTTGAAAGTGACGCGTGGGCTTTCCGACAACCGTCCACGTGCGTATCCGGTCGCCACGATCGGCAATTTCGATGGCCACCACTTGGGCCATCGGGCGTTGCTGCAGACGGTGGTTGAGACGGCTCGGAAGGCGCGGGGAACGTCGCTCGTGCTGACGTTCGATCCTCATCCGGTAAAAATCCTCGCACCCCATATCGATCTTCGCTTTCTCACCAGCCCCGAGGAAAAACTTGCACACCTCGAAGCCGCGGGAATCGACGAAGTGGTGTTCCTCGATTTCACTCCAGCCTTTGCGGCCATGAGCCCGACGCAGTTTGCGGAAGAGATTCTGCATCGCTCTCTTACCCTGTCGGAGTTGTTCGTGGGCAACCATTTCGCGTTCGGGAAGGGGCGCACAGGGCGTATCGATGACCTGGTGCGTCTTGGAGAGCAGTTCGCCTTTCGCGTACATCCCGTGACCCCTGTGGTGATTGAGGGAGACGTGGTGAGTTCGAGTAGGATTCGCCGTCTTATCCAGGCCGGGAATATGGAACAGGCTTCCATGTTGCTTGGACGCACTTATGGGATTCGAGGCATCGTAGTACGTGGGATGCAGCAGGGGCGGACGATGGGTTGGCCTACGGCCAATCTGCGGTTACCAGCGGACCGGGTCGTGCCGCCTGATGGAGTCTATGCGGCAAGGACTGTCCACGGTGCTCAAATCTATGACGCGATCGCCTATATTGGAACCAGGCCGACCTTTGGAGCGAGCGAACGGCTGATCGAGGTCAATCTGTTGGATCAGACCAGGGATCTGTATGGGCAGGAGATTTTCGTGCAGTTTGTGGGGCTGATACGGGGTGACTATATCTTTGCATCTGCCGATGAGCTGTCGAGGCAAATTGCCCAGGATGTGGAGCAGGCGCGTGTCAACCTACGGCGAATCGGCAGAGGGCTCAATAACCTTGGATGTTGAGGAAATGGTGCTGAAGCCTTCGTCCAGGACTGCCTCACAACCGGCGTTGTTGTCCCAGCTTGTTCGGACAGTGCGGCAGCAACAGTTGTTCCATTCCGGTCACCACATGCTCGTAGCGGTGTCTGGCGGGGCTGACTCGATTGCGTTGATATCTCTCCTTCATCGTCTGGCTGACCCATGGCGCCTCAAGCTCACGGTGGTTC
This portion of the Nitrospirota bacterium genome encodes:
- the hemB gene encoding porphobilinogen synthase, translated to MSFPIQRLRRLRQHEAFRRMVRETRLAPSDLIYPLFVVEGQNRREEITSMPGQFRLSVDLLVKEASEVSVLGIAAIILFGIPDRKDARGTSGFDPNGIVQRAVKAVKGQVPGLMVVTDVCIDEYTDHGHCGIVKDGRILNDETLECLRAMARTHAQAGADMVAPSDMMDGRVAAIRAELDQAGFPELPIMAYAAKFASCFYAPFRDAAFSSPQFGDRQSYQMDPANRREALREIALDVEEGADVIMVKPALPYLDIIAAARAQMLLPVAAYQVSGEYSMIKAAANAGWLDESRAMMESLLSIKRAGADLILTYFAKDAARLLR
- a CDS encoding bifunctional riboflavin kinase/FAD synthetase, which codes for MLKVTRGLSDNRPRAYPVATIGNFDGHHLGHRALLQTVVETARKARGTSLVLTFDPHPVKILAPHIDLRFLTSPEEKLAHLEAAGIDEVVFLDFTPAFAAMSPTQFAEEILHRSLTLSELFVGNHFAFGKGRTGRIDDLVRLGEQFAFRVHPVTPVVIEGDVVSSSRIRRLIQAGNMEQASMLLGRTYGIRGIVVRGMQQGRTMGWPTANLRLPADRVVPPDGVYAARTVHGAQIYDAIAYIGTRPTFGASERLIEVNLLDQTRDLYGQEIFVQFVGLIRGDYIFASADELSRQIAQDVEQARVNLRRIGRGLNNLGC